A section of the Polynucleobacter sp. AP-Jannik-300A-C4 genome encodes:
- the pseI gene encoding pseudaminic acid synthase — MKISINGREISQEEPPYIIAELSANHNGSIELAKKNIDAAKGCGVSAIKLQTYSADTMTINCNKKDFIVNGGPWSGSKLYDLYQIAGTPYEWHEELFAYAQNQNLTIFSTPFDESAVDLLEELDAPAYKIASFELTDLPLIKYIAQTKKPILMSTGMATFSEIEEAINTAYRHGCNQLLLFHCISSYPAPIDQANLLQINKLKEQFSVPIGLSDHTIGDVASIASVATGAVAIEKHFTLSRQNKGPDSEFSIEPSEMTNLVRRANEAWKAMGSELIVRPSSEDLNRAFRRSIYFVSDMKKGQKISSKDIRRIRPGFGLEPKYFDELIGKEVTEDVFYGDPVSWVKLDLNKEN, encoded by the coding sequence ATGAAAATTTCAATTAACGGACGAGAAATAAGCCAAGAAGAGCCACCCTATATCATTGCAGAGTTATCTGCAAATCATAATGGTTCAATAGAGCTGGCTAAAAAGAATATAGATGCTGCCAAGGGTTGTGGTGTCAGTGCAATTAAATTGCAAACTTATAGTGCAGACACTATGACTATTAACTGCAATAAAAAAGACTTCATCGTAAATGGAGGGCCGTGGAGTGGGAGCAAATTGTATGATTTGTATCAAATTGCAGGCACTCCATATGAATGGCACGAAGAATTATTTGCATACGCACAAAATCAGAATTTAACAATCTTCTCAACCCCCTTTGACGAGTCAGCCGTTGATTTGCTGGAAGAATTGGATGCCCCTGCATATAAAATCGCATCTTTTGAACTAACTGATTTGCCGTTAATAAAATATATTGCTCAAACTAAAAAGCCAATTTTAATGTCAACAGGTATGGCTACTTTTAGTGAGATTGAGGAGGCAATTAATACGGCATATCGACATGGATGTAACCAATTATTGCTTTTTCATTGTATTAGTAGTTATCCCGCTCCAATAGATCAAGCAAATTTACTGCAAATCAATAAGTTGAAAGAACAATTTTCGGTTCCAATTGGTTTATCTGATCACACCATTGGTGATGTAGCATCTATAGCCTCAGTTGCAACTGGTGCGGTTGCAATTGAAAAGCACTTTACTTTAAGCAGACAAAATAAAGGTCCAGATAGCGAGTTTTCAATAGAGCCATCAGAAATGACTAATTTAGTCAGGCGCGCTAACGAGGCATGGAAGGCTATGGGGAGTGAATTGATTGTACGACCTAGTTCTGAGGATTTAAATAGAGCATTTAGAAGATCAATCTATTTTGTATCTGATATGAAAAAAGGTCAAAAAATATCAAGTAAGGATATAAGACGTATACGTCCAGGCTTTGGACTGGAGCCGAAATATTTTGATGAGTTGATTGGGAAAGAAGTGACTGAAGATGTATTTTATGGCGATCCAGTAAGTTGGGTAAAGCTTGATCTAAATAAAGAAAATTAA
- a CDS encoding glycosyltransferase translates to MCAPICLFVYSRKSHTERTVEALLKNSLASQSDLIIFSDAARTSLEAQDVSAVRDYIENINGFKSIKIIYRESNYGLAKSICDGVSQALNEYESAIILEDDLVTSPYFLQYMNEALEFYSGNESVISIHGYVYPIYGLLPEAFFLKGADCWGWATWRRGWKIFNSNSDELLDGLNKAGLIYEFDYDGNYAFSKMLKNQAKGKNKSWAIRWHASAFLAGKLTLHPGRSLVRNIGHDASGIHCSSTDQFDVRLAETPIQFKGVKIEESPIARDLFINFFKKNRKKFISRVINNLIKRISKFRRLIY, encoded by the coding sequence ATGTGCGCGCCAATTTGCCTGTTTGTATATTCAAGAAAATCACACACAGAGAGAACGGTAGAAGCATTATTAAAAAATTCACTGGCGAGTCAGAGCGACTTAATAATATTTTCGGATGCCGCACGCACATCTCTAGAAGCGCAAGATGTTTCGGCGGTCAGGGACTATATTGAAAACATTAATGGTTTTAAGTCAATAAAAATAATCTATCGAGAATCAAATTATGGTTTGGCAAAGTCGATTTGTGATGGAGTATCTCAGGCTTTAAATGAGTATGAAAGCGCCATCATCTTGGAGGATGATTTAGTAACCTCTCCATATTTTTTGCAGTACATGAATGAAGCACTTGAGTTTTACTCAGGAAATGAGTCGGTTATTAGTATTCATGGGTATGTCTATCCTATATACGGCTTATTACCTGAGGCATTTTTTCTAAAAGGGGCTGATTGTTGGGGTTGGGCAACATGGAGAAGGGGCTGGAAGATATTTAATTCAAACTCAGATGAATTATTAGATGGGCTTAATAAGGCTGGCTTAATTTACGAATTTGATTATGATGGAAATTATGCTTTTAGCAAAATGCTGAAGAATCAGGCAAAAGGTAAAAATAAATCGTGGGCAATTAGGTGGCATGCCTCAGCTTTTTTAGCTGGAAAGCTGACTTTACATCCGGGGCGAAGTTTGGTGAGAAATATTGGACATGATGCAAGCGGCATCCACTGTAGTAGTACGGATCAATTTGATGTGAGATTGGCTGAAACACCAATACAGTTCAAGGGAGTTAAAATTGAAGAATCACCAATCGCTAGGGATTTATTCATTAATTTCTTCAAAAAAAATAGAAAGAAATTTATTTCACGAGTAATCAACAATCTTATAAAACGAATCAGTAAATTTCGCAGATTGATTTATTGA
- a CDS encoding bifunctional 2-polyprenyl-6-hydroxyphenol methylase/3-demethylubiquinol 3-O-methyltransferase UbiG, with translation MHISGTIKSSDIVYFWKRLGISVERLFSQDFLEKFECEECGLGYYLPLSAGDNLFYGDLTRLNWYYQHAGKTEFDFAGKYIKPAMRVLDVGCGIGEFSSHLSSEVVYLGAEFSSKSVQIAKEMGRNVVELDITNCDQKLYGTFDVVVCFQVLEHISEINLFLESLKRLCKPKGKIIIAVPNNDGFIAKAVNNILNLPPHHLLYWNRNSLEYISYKHQLTLIEYFEESLTPIHRAWYQSVKINNWLDSALGRDKKILDISIFGRTINLISKIAARIIAPFAYVGNISGHTSIIVFEN, from the coding sequence ATGCATATTAGTGGAACAATTAAGAGTTCTGATATTGTTTATTTTTGGAAAAGATTGGGTATTTCAGTTGAAAGATTATTTAGTCAGGATTTCCTTGAAAAATTTGAGTGTGAGGAATGCGGGTTGGGATATTATCTTCCATTGTCAGCGGGAGATAACTTATTTTACGGAGATTTAACAAGATTAAATTGGTATTACCAACATGCTGGTAAAACTGAATTTGATTTTGCAGGAAAGTATATTAAGCCAGCCATGAGAGTTTTGGATGTTGGATGTGGAATTGGAGAATTTTCTTCGCATTTGAGTTCAGAGGTTGTTTATTTAGGTGCGGAGTTTAGCTCTAAATCAGTCCAGATTGCAAAAGAAATGGGTAGAAATGTTGTTGAATTAGACATTACCAATTGTGATCAAAAGCTCTACGGTACGTTTGATGTAGTGGTGTGTTTTCAGGTTTTGGAGCATATTTCTGAAATCAATTTATTTCTGGAATCTCTAAAACGACTTTGTAAGCCCAAGGGAAAGATTATCATTGCTGTCCCTAATAATGATGGTTTTATTGCTAAAGCAGTTAATAATATTTTAAATTTACCACCACACCATCTGCTTTATTGGAATAGAAATTCTCTAGAATATATCTCATATAAGCATCAATTAACTCTCATTGAATATTTTGAGGAGTCTCTCACGCCTATTCATAGAGCATGGTACCAGTCTGTAAAGATTAACAATTGGCTTGATTCAGCGTTAGGGCGAGATAAAAAGATATTGGATATATCAATATTTGGAAGAACAATTAATTTAATCTCAAAGATAGCTGCAAGAATCATTGCCCCATTTGCCTATGTGGGCAATATTTCCGGTCATACGTCAATCATAGTCTTTGAAAATTAA
- a CDS encoding NAD-dependent epimerase/dehydratase family protein yields MKKFSPYKDSQVLITGGLGFIGSNLARALVALGAKVTLVDSLIPIYGGNLFNINDIRAKVDVNFCDIRDPYAIEYLVKGKNYLFNLAGQTSHIDSMTDPQTDLAINAQAQLSILESCRKHNLSIKIVFASTRQIYGRPQYLPVDEMHSIVPVDVNGINKLAGEWYHMLYSQIYGIRSCALRLTNTYGPGMRVKDARQTFLGIWIRSIIEGAPIQIFGDGMQVRDFNYIDDCVSAMLMAGLSNDANGKIYNLGHSEVISLKSLAELMIDIFGYGSCKLIPFPADRKAIDIGDYYSDFSKIKKDLGWSPGVKLLKGLQKTINFYSKNREHYWGIDQ; encoded by the coding sequence ATGAAAAAATTTTCCCCATACAAAGATTCTCAGGTTTTAATTACAGGCGGTTTGGGTTTTATCGGCTCTAATCTTGCTCGCGCTTTAGTAGCGTTGGGTGCAAAAGTCACGTTAGTCGACAGTCTAATTCCAATATACGGCGGAAACCTTTTTAATATTAATGATATTCGCGCAAAGGTCGATGTAAATTTCTGTGATATTCGCGATCCATATGCAATTGAGTACTTAGTCAAAGGTAAAAATTATTTATTTAATTTAGCGGGTCAAACTAGTCACATTGATTCAATGACGGACCCACAAACAGACTTGGCCATTAACGCACAGGCACAACTCTCAATTTTAGAGTCTTGCAGAAAGCATAACCTTTCAATCAAAATTGTTTTTGCTAGTACAAGACAAATTTATGGAAGGCCACAATATCTGCCTGTTGATGAGATGCATTCAATAGTGCCAGTAGATGTCAATGGTATTAATAAATTAGCAGGTGAGTGGTATCACATGCTTTATAGTCAAATCTATGGCATCAGGTCTTGCGCTTTAAGATTAACCAATACATACGGTCCGGGCATGAGGGTCAAAGATGCACGACAGACATTTTTGGGAATATGGATCCGCTCAATCATTGAGGGAGCTCCAATACAAATATTTGGTGATGGAATGCAAGTTCGAGACTTCAATTACATTGATGATTGTGTAAGTGCAATGCTAATGGCGGGGTTGAGTAACGATGCTAACGGAAAAATTTATAACCTAGGCCATTCTGAGGTGATTAGCCTAAAGTCATTAGCAGAATTGATGATAGATATTTTTGGGTATGGATCTTGCAAACTAATTCCTTTCCCGGCCGATAGGAAGGCTATAGACATAGGTGATTACTATAGTGATTTTTCAAAAATAAAAAAGGATCTTGGTTGGAGTCCTGGGGTTAAGTTATTAAAGGGATTACAAAAGACAATAAATTTTTATTCGAAAAATAGAGAGCACTATTGGGGTATAGATCAATGA
- a CDS encoding DegT/DnrJ/EryC1/StrS aminotransferase family protein, with the protein MNNFQLESDDLKSEELDAIKRVIDSGWYILGPELERFENEWSSSCGFHYSLGVGNGMDAIEIALRSAGIGVGDEVITTPMTAFASVLAIIRAGATPVLADIDFDTGLLSRESVKRCITLKTRAVLLVHLYGQLRDMLEWQSLCQEHSLALIEDCAQAHLSQYRGHYAGSFGIAGAYSFYPTKNLGCLGDGGMLVTNTKSIAEKAAILRNYGQSKRYYHDEIGLNSRLDEIQAAILSVRLKWLPEFTKRRQEIAGRYRHEITNTKIQHLLDPQDKKAHVYHLFVITSQFRDQLLEYLKANDIQSFIHYPVPVHQQVPCKDIARDQAGLKNAESHAANCLSIPCHPQMSDGDVNRVISVLNQFN; encoded by the coding sequence ATGAATAATTTTCAACTAGAGTCAGATGATCTCAAATCCGAGGAATTGGATGCCATTAAGCGGGTCATTGATTCTGGTTGGTACATTCTCGGGCCGGAACTTGAGCGGTTTGAAAATGAGTGGAGTAGTTCATGCGGCTTTCATTATTCGTTGGGGGTTGGTAATGGCATGGATGCCATTGAAATCGCATTACGTAGCGCCGGGATTGGTGTGGGTGATGAGGTTATTACTACCCCAATGACTGCTTTTGCTTCTGTGCTAGCGATTATTCGTGCAGGCGCAACTCCAGTATTGGCTGATATAGATTTCGATACTGGGCTGCTTTCTCGTGAAAGTGTCAAAAGATGCATTACTTTAAAAACTCGCGCAGTTCTATTAGTTCATCTATATGGTCAATTAAGAGATATGCTTGAGTGGCAATCTTTATGTCAAGAGCATTCCCTGGCCTTAATTGAAGACTGCGCACAAGCACATCTTTCACAATATCGTGGTCACTATGCTGGCAGCTTTGGCATTGCGGGTGCATATAGTTTCTACCCAACTAAAAATCTTGGTTGTCTAGGCGATGGCGGAATGCTGGTAACCAATACCAAGTCAATTGCTGAAAAGGCGGCAATACTAAGAAATTATGGGCAATCAAAGAGGTATTATCATGATGAAATTGGATTAAATAGTCGTCTAGATGAGATACAAGCCGCTATTTTAAGTGTTAGGTTAAAGTGGTTGCCTGAGTTCACCAAAAGACGCCAAGAGATTGCAGGAAGGTATCGCCATGAAATCACGAATACAAAAATACAGCATTTACTAGATCCCCAAGATAAAAAAGCACATGTTTACCACCTATTCGTCATAACATCACAGTTTAGGGATCAGTTGCTTGAATATTTAAAGGCAAATGACATTCAATCCTTTATTCATTATCCAGTACCAGTTCATCAACAAGTGCCGTGCAAGGATATTGCAAGAGACCAAGCCGGCTTAAAGAACGCAGAAAGTCATGCCGCTAATTGCCTATCAATACCATGTCATCCACAAATGAGTGATGGTGATGTAAATAGGGTTATTTCAGTGCTAAATCAATTTAATTAA
- a CDS encoding glycosyltransferase family 2 protein, which produces MKISIITVVFNARKTIERSIRSVLSQKKVDIEYILIDGGSTDGTAEFLKANEDLFDVFVSEPDKGIYDAMNKGISLSTGEIIGFLNSDDFYEDEFVLSNVLDGFLTKNVEAVYGDVVYFNQDSPEKVDRYYSSKIFKPKYLKYGIMPAHPSLFFKKIIYDKYGLFDPRFKIAGDFELVARIFGNQKILSAYIPRIMVRMQLGGISNMNMESISIINDEIIQACKLNGIKTSKIKILFRYLFKLNQLRFFSS; this is translated from the coding sequence ATGAAAATTTCAATTATTACGGTTGTATTTAACGCTAGAAAAACGATTGAGCGTTCAATTAGATCTGTCTTATCGCAAAAAAAAGTTGACATTGAATATATATTGATTGATGGGGGTTCGACTGACGGAACTGCTGAATTTCTAAAAGCAAATGAGGATTTATTTGATGTATTCGTGTCGGAGCCTGATAAAGGGATTTATGATGCAATGAATAAGGGTATCTCGCTCTCGACAGGCGAGATAATTGGATTTCTAAATTCAGATGACTTCTATGAGGACGAATTTGTCTTAAGTAATGTTCTGGATGGCTTTTTGACTAAGAATGTTGAGGCTGTTTACGGCGATGTAGTCTATTTCAATCAGGATTCGCCCGAAAAAGTGGATCGGTATTACAGTTCAAAAATTTTTAAACCAAAATATCTTAAATACGGAATTATGCCTGCACATCCATCATTATTTTTTAAAAAAATAATTTATGATAAATATGGGTTATTTGATCCAAGATTTAAAATTGCAGGGGATTTTGAGTTGGTCGCAAGAATTTTCGGCAACCAAAAGATTCTTTCCGCATATATTCCACGTATAATGGTCAGAATGCAGCTGGGTGGTATTAGCAATATGAATATGGAATCGATTTCTATTATAAATGATGAAATCATTCAAGCGTGTAAATTAAATGGTATTAAAACAAGCAAAATTAAGATTTTATTTCGCTACCTTTTTAAATTAAATCAATTAAGATTTTTCTCAAGTTAA
- a CDS encoding ABC transporter permease, whose translation MFASFSRYYNLFIELTKQEFSGRYHGSFGGLFWSFLQPLFLLSVYTIAFGVILKARWGFAGGTVEYAFMLFAGMIVFNAFSEVLTKSASLITSNPNFVKKVVFPLQILPVISTSVALTHILINTLVWLAGYWLIIGYINVSVLYFPLILLCLIPLLLGVGWLFSAVGVLVRDIQQITGMLNHTLLFLTPIFYSVEAAPPTLQKLLMLNPLTFIVEQFRLVLFYGHPPALKALTIYLLLASFFALGSYIFFQRLRPNFADLV comes from the coding sequence ATGTTTGCATCATTTTCTCGTTATTACAATCTTTTTATTGAACTAACAAAGCAAGAATTTTCAGGAAGATATCACGGCTCATTCGGGGGTTTATTTTGGTCGTTTCTGCAACCACTTTTTTTACTCTCCGTATATACTATTGCCTTCGGGGTGATTCTAAAGGCTCGTTGGGGGTTTGCTGGTGGTACGGTTGAATATGCGTTCATGCTATTTGCCGGCATGATTGTTTTTAACGCATTTTCTGAGGTGTTGACTAAGTCAGCTTCGTTAATAACAAGCAATCCTAATTTCGTAAAAAAAGTGGTATTTCCTCTCCAGATATTACCTGTAATATCTACTTCAGTAGCGCTAACTCATATTCTAATTAATACTTTAGTATGGCTTGCTGGTTACTGGCTTATTATTGGGTACATAAATGTAAGCGTTTTATACTTTCCACTTATTTTGCTCTGCTTAATTCCTTTGTTATTGGGCGTTGGTTGGTTATTTTCTGCGGTGGGGGTATTAGTGCGTGATATTCAACAGATTACTGGAATGCTTAATCACACCCTTTTATTTCTAACGCCTATTTTTTATAGTGTTGAGGCGGCTCCACCAACACTTCAAAAGTTATTAATGCTGAACCCACTAACATTTATTGTTGAGCAATTTCGCCTTGTATTATTTTATGGGCATCCTCCTGCGCTCAAGGCGCTGACAATTTATTTGCTATTGGCCTCCTTTTTTGCTTTGGGGTCTTATATATTTTTTCAACGGTTGCGTCCAAACTTTGCGGATTTAGTTTAG